A region from the Alosa alosa isolate M-15738 ecotype Scorff River chromosome 7, AALO_Geno_1.1, whole genome shotgun sequence genome encodes:
- the LOC125297824 gene encoding rho GTPase-activating protein 17 → MRGEGSDDSAPSEEFYDCDTPGASGCHGNPTGGGYRDNPPHQGLNLMARISQSMLELREPPAQQPFKFSSKSPSREAHGRVGGAKVVIAKPGGFPGPSPRRVIGGASSPRRMIGGARYWQDRLSTGRLASSPSRAPAEPHTHTRHGRSPRRQSLPSAHTHTHTSSSSAQRYQPHTHTHSPSPLRTHTLSRTRTSPRGQVHTHTLAGSPTARYTSSPSSAHTSNPPANPRGTKTALHTSSPSRVQTSNPLGLPPAKPLGTKTKCPGGVAKGNTSRKK, encoded by the exons ATGCGGGGCGAGGGTTCCGATGACTCCGCCCCCTCTGAGGAGTTCTATGACTGTGACACTCCAGGCGCCTCaggttgtcatggcaaccccaCCGGAGGCGGTTACCGTGACAACCCACCTCACCAGGGCCTCAACCTCATGGCTCGAATCTCCCAGTCCATGCTAGAGCTGAGGGAGCCTCCTGCACaacag ccctTCAAGTTTTCCTCCAAGTCTCCTTCCAGAGAGGCTCATGGGAGAGTGGGCGGGGCAAAGGTGGTTATTGCCAAGCCTGGGGGCTTTCCTGGTCCCTCCCCCCGGCGTGTGATTGGAGGAGCCTCCTCTCCCCGGCGTATGATTGGAGGAGCCCGCTACTGGCAGGACCGCCTTTCCACCGGCCGCCTTGCCTCTTCCCCATCACGCGCTCCCGccgaaccacacacacacacacgacatggcCGCTCCCCTCGAAGGCAGAGCCTcccgagcgcacacacacacacacacacaagcagctcGTCAGCACAGCGctaccagccacacacacacacacactcaccatctccattgcgcacgcacacactctctcgcacACGCACATCACCCCGTGgacaggttcacacacacacactggctggcTCGCCAACTGCCCGTTACACCTCTTCACCCTCCTCCGCACACACATCCAACCCCCCCGCAAACCCTCGCGGGACCAAAACCGCCCTTCACACCTCTTCACCCTCCCGTGTGCAGACGTCCAACCCACTGGGCCTCCCGCCCGCAAAGCCCCTCGGGACCAAAACCAAATGCCCAGGTGGCGTTGCGAAGGGAAACACTTCACGGAAGAAATAA